A portion of the Melitaea cinxia chromosome 1, ilMelCinx1.1, whole genome shotgun sequence genome contains these proteins:
- the LOC123654315 gene encoding uncharacterized protein LOC123654315 has translation MQLLHEQTSILTVKDFGNMNTSIKDASSHNMEVKEKRSSNGSIFVMNPVASGDNMQIDLNSGQKLKEEMPILPQLVPCCEGKELQISEDLVHSGLSAISVKHDSVIHCLSMSCACERMQVPPGLVKHRNSFRSLHRPDLKRVPYLRRLTPDELESLFRGYADIPAREKKRENSKETCFVLSSHKNDRSTKVNDKTAINLEEGNNNLHPIPETRSGVDDIPAGMRLHGAKARLYTSVLAGPKAGDRVDEDINEAAPILVDAIPEDEIPLYEELQIILPPRCDDVTAGSSTIASENSSV, from the exons ATGCAGTTGTTACACGAACAAACCTCTATTTTGACCGTTAAAGATTTTGGCAATATGAATACGTCCATAAAAGACGCGTCTTCACATAACATGGAAGTAAAAGAAAAGCGTTCGTCAAATGGATCTATCTTCGTTATGAATCCAGTAGCGAGTGGCGACAATATGCAAATAGATTTGAATAGCGGACAAAAGTTAAAAGAAGAAATGCCCATATTACCACAGCTTGTACCATGTTGTGAAGGCAAGGAACTACAG attagcGAAGACTTAGTTCATAGTGGCTTATCCGCAATATCAGTGAAACACGACAGCGTAATACACTGCTTGAGTATGTCTTGTGCGTGCGAAAGGATGCAAGTGCCTCCAGGCCTTGTCAAG CACAGAAACTCGTTCCGATCACTCCACCGACCCGACCTTAAGCGTGTTCCATACCTCCGTCGGCTGACTCCAGATGAACTCGAGTCATTATTTCGCGGATATGCAGATATTCCAGCGCGGGAAAAGAAAAGGG AAAACTCAAAAGAGACTTGTTTCGTTTTATCTTCCCATAAAAATGATCGATCAACGAAGGTGAACGATAAAACTGCGATAAATTTAGAGGAag GTAATAATAATCTACATCCAATACCAGAAACGCGGTCTGGCGTGGACGATATACCCGCTGGTATGAGACTCCATGGAGCTAAGGCGAGGCTTTATACTTCCGTCCTGGCTGGACCCAAGGCTGGTGACCGAGTGGA tGAAGACATAAACGAAGCAGCACCGATTCTAGTTGACGCCATTCCCGAAGACGAAATTCCGCTTTACGAAGAACTGCAAATTATACTTCCGCCCCGCTGCGATGACGTCACAGCTGGCTCTTCCACCATCGCTTCAGAAAATAGctctgtttaa
- the LOC123657742 gene encoding ADP-ribosylation factor 6, giving the protein MGKLLSKIFGNKEMRILMLGLDAAGKTTILYKLKLGQSVTTIPTVGFNVETVTYKNVKFNVWDVGGQDKIRPLWRHYYTGTQGLIFVVDCADRDRIDEARQELHRIINDREMRDAIILIFANKQDLPDAMKPHEIQEKLGLTRIRDRNWYVQPSCATSGDGLYEGLTWLTTNHKL; this is encoded by the exons ATGGGGAAGCTGTTATCGAAGATCTTCGGCAACAAGGAGATGAGGATATTGATGCTGGGACTCGACGCTGCTGGAAAGACTA ctattttatataaattaaaattaggtcAGTCAGTCACAACGATACCTACGGTCGGTTTCAACGTGGAAACCGTCACGTATAAGAATGTCAAATTCAATGTCTGGGACGTCGGGGGGCAGGACAAAATACGACCACTCTGGAGGCATTATTACACAG GCACTCAGGGTCTGATATTCGTGGTGGATTGCGCGGACCGGGACCGCATCGACGAGGCCCGTCAGGAGCTACACCGGATCATCAATGACCGTGAGATGCGCGACGCGATCATACTCATCTTCGCCAACAAGCAGGACTTGCCTGATG CGATGAAACCGCACGAGATCCAAGAGAAGCTCGGGCTGACGCGCATCCGCGACCGCAACTGGTACGTGCAGCCGTCGTGCGCGACGTCGGGCGACGGGCTGTACGAGGGGCTCACGTGGCTCACCACCAACCACAAGTTATGA